In the Anoplopoma fimbria isolate UVic2021 breed Golden Eagle Sablefish chromosome 7, Afim_UVic_2022, whole genome shotgun sequence genome, one interval contains:
- the sf3b2 gene encoding LOW QUALITY PROTEIN: splicing factor 3B subunit 2 (The sequence of the model RefSeq protein was modified relative to this genomic sequence to represent the inferred CDS: inserted 1 base in 1 codon), translated as MASDGPPGTEPLPSDIGSAIAALNTWSHPELHAKLAELGAPTMGPREELMDRLKGYMIQTGILLSKPSDDKSMGSQMSGIPPMPPMPMPPMPPGIGMLQAMSMMPGGXPPPGIHMGMEPPGLPPPGLSQDDQLKMAQHRAAMVLQQEERAKQQAAVMMEQERQQEMVKMHQGPGPRAMPPMGAVRGMDPRGPLPPGVSMMPTQKQRVPPPPGEDNREVWQSEEVSVSGPKIPQALEKILQLKEIRQEQLTDPAEEEDDEAAETDMNSSAPVMSETEDDDSQISKKDKNRKRRNRKKKSKKKRALEKKEQAEHQQEQEKKDGSDKEKEKEKDKDKDKEKEKEKEPEVEIEYITEEPEIYDPNYIFFKRIFEAFKLTDDVKKEKEKEPEKTEKQETAVLRKKGFEDEKKDSDDSDDDMRPDVPKLSKKKLRRMNRLTVAELKQLVARPDVVEMHDVTAHEPKLLVHLKATRNTVPVPRHWCFKRKYLQGKRGIEKPPFELPDFIKKTGIQEMREALQEKEDAKTMKTKMREKVRPKMGKIDIDYQKLHDAFFKWQIKPKLTIHGDLYYEGKEFETRLKEKKPGDLSDELRIALGMPVGPNAHKVPPPWLIAMQRYGPPPSYPNLKIPGLNSPIPDNCTFGYHAGGWGKPPVDEMGKPLYGDVFGTNAADFQAKAEEEEVDHAPWGELEPSDEESSEEEEEEESDEEKPDETGFATPADSGLITPGGFSSVPAGMETPELIELRKKKIEEAMDGNETPQLFTVLPERRTGPVGAAMMASTHIYDVSGAMAARKAGGGQESQGVEVALAPEELELDPMAMTQKYEEHVREQQAQVEKEDFSDMVAEHAAKQKQKKRKAQPQDTRGGAKKYKEFKF; from the exons ATGGCATCCGACGGACCGCCGGGAACCGAACCTCTCCCGTCCGACATAGGCAGTGCTATCGCGGCTCTGAACACATGGAGCCACCCGGAGCTCCACGCCAAGCTGGCGGAGCTGGGAGCACCGACGATGG GTCCCAGAGAGGAGCTGATGGACAGACTGAAGGGGTACATGATCCAG aCTGGGATCCTCCTCAGCAAACCCAGTGATGACAAGTCAATGGGCTCCCAg aTGTCAGGTATCCCTCCGATGCCCCCGATGCCCATGCCACCCATGCCTCCTGGCATTGGCATGCTCCAGGCTATGAGCATGATGCCCGGAG CCCCTCCACCCGGCATCCACATGGGCATGGAGCCCCCAGGTCTGCCTCCTCCCGGCCTGTCGCAGGATGATCAGCTGAAGATGGCCCAGCACAGAGCAGCCATGGTGttacagcaggaggagagagccaAGCAGCAG GCTGCGGTGATGATGGAACAGGAGCGTCAGCAGGAGATGGTTAAGATGCATCAGGGTCCGGGGCCCAGAGCCATGCCTCCTATGGGTGCAGTGAGAG GTATGGATCCACGTGGGCCGCTGCCTCCTGGTGTCAGTATGATGCCAACCCAGAAACAGAGAGTGCCACCTCCTCCAGGAGAAGATAACCGAGAG GTGTGGCAGAGCGAGGAGGTGAGCGTCAGTGGGCCCAAGATCCCTCAAGCTCTGGAGAAAATCCTCCAGCTGAAGGAGATCAGACAGGAGCAGCTCACCGACCCCGCAG aagaggaagatgatgaggCAGCAGAGACGGACATGAACTCCTCTGCACCCGTCATGTCTGAGACAGAAGATGATGACAGCCAGATCTCTAAGAAAGAT AAAAACCGCAAACGCAGAAACCGCAAAAAGAAGAGCAAGAAGAAGCGAGCCCTGGAGAAGAAGGAGCAGGCGGAGCatcagcaggagcaggagaagaaggATGGCAGcgacaaagagaaggagaaggagaaagataaagataaggacaaagagaaggagaaggagaaagagccCGAGGTGGAGATCGAGTACATCACAGAGGAGCCGGAGATCTACGACCCCAACTACATCTTCTTCAAGAGAATTTTCGAGGCGTTCAAG CTGACCGATGACgtgaagaaagagaaggagaaggagccCGAGAAGACGGAGAAACAGGAGACGGCCGTGCTGCGGAAAAAGGGCTTTGAGGACGAGAAGAAAGACAGCGACGACAGTGATGAT GATATGAGACCAGATGTACCTAAACTCTCAAAGAAGAAGCTGAGGAGGATGAACAGGCTGACTGTGGCTGAGCTCAAACAG CTGGTGGCTCGTCCAGACGTAGTGGAGATGCACGATGTGACGGCCCACGAGCCCAAGCTGCTGGTCCACCTGAAGGCCACCAGGAACACGGTGCCGGTGCCCCGCCACTGGTGCTTCAAAAGAAAGTATCTGCAGGGCAAGAGGGGTATAGAGAAGCCTCCGTTTGAGCTGCCCGACTTCATCAAGAAGACGGGGATCCAGGAGATGAGGGAGGCCCTGCAGGAGAAG GAGGACGCAAAAACCATGAAAACCAAAATGAGGGAGAAGGTTCGTCCCAAGATGGGAAAGATCGACATCGACTACCAGAAGCTCCACGACGCCTTCTTCAAATGGCAGATCAAACCCAAGCTCACAATCCACGGAGACCTTTACTACGAG ggGAAAGAATTTGAAACTCGTCTGAAAGAGAAGAAGCCGGGCGATCTGTCTGATGAGCTGCGTATCGCTCTGGGCATGCCAGTCGGACCC AATGCACACAAGGTGCCCCCCCCCTGGTTGATAGCCATGCAGAGGTACGGCCCCCCTCCCTCCTACCCCAATCTCAAGATCCCCGGACTCAACTCCCCAATCCCAGAC AACTGTACGTTCGGTTACCACGCTGGAGGCTGGGGGAAGCCGCCGGTAGATGAGATGGGCAAACCTCTTTACGGCGACGTGTTCGGGACCAACGCTGCAGACTTCCAG GCCaaagcggaggaggaggaggtggaccaCGCACCGTGGGGAGAACTGGAGCCTTCGGATGAGGAGTCgtcggaggaagaggaggaggaggagagcgacGAGGAGAAACCAGACGAGACCGGATTCGCCACACCAGCAGACAG TGGGCTGATCACCCCTGGAGGCTTCTCATCAGTACCCGCCGGCATGGAGACCCCCGAGCTGATCGagctgaggaagaagaaaatcGAGGAGGCCATGGATGG AAACGAGACGCCACAGCTGTTCACGGTGCTCCCAGAGAGAAGAACTGGCCCCGTAGGAGCCGCCATGATGGCCTCAACACACATCTACGACGTGTCGGGG GCCATGGCAGCCCGTAAGGCGGGCGGCGGGCAGGAGTCCCAGGGCGTAGAGGTGGCCCTGGCTCcggaggagctggagctggaccCCATGGCCATGACGCAGAAGTACGAGGAGCACGTCCGGGAACAGCAGGCCCAGGTGGAGAAAGAGGACTTCAGCGACATGGTGGCTGAGCATGCTGCCAAACAGAAG CAAAAGAAGAGGAAGGCCCAACCACAGGACACACGAGGCGGCGCCAAGAAATACAAAGAGTTCAAGTTCTag